A window of Epinephelus lanceolatus isolate andai-2023 chromosome 3, ASM4190304v1, whole genome shotgun sequence genomic DNA:
AAATGAGCATATGGCGTCATCTGACAACTTTTAGGGACTTTTCGAGTTAGTGCTAGCTTCTTTGGTGAGACAGGTCTACAGGCAGTCTTTCAGTCTCTTTCACAAGACACCCCACCACACAACATCTCTTCTAACCCCAACCACAGTGTGTGCAGCTGCAGTTAGATCGACTTGACATTCATTGGAAAAGAGTTGGCAACACTATATTAAATGCTCAACTTGGACTAAGTTTGAAATTTTGGGAAATAGGCATTTCTGATTTCTTGTAGAGAGTTTGATGATAAGATTAATACCACTCTCCCGTCTGCatgctaaatataaagctaCCAGCAGGAGACTGTTCGCTAGCCTAgcagaaagactggaaacaggggaaacagctaCCCTTTCTCCATCCAAAGGTAATAAAATCTGCCTGCCAGCACCTATAAAGCTCACTAACCCACTCACTAACTTTAACCCATTAAATCTTGTATGTTTCATCCATTCAAAAACCAAAGTACAAAGACAACAATTCACTGTTTCATGAGGGTGATGAGTCGCACTACTTCTTGGCCAGGACCAGTAACTTCCTTGGTTCTCAGTTAATTGTCTGACGAATGCTTAGCTAATTAGCAGATGAGCTGTGTGTCACCCTGCCTTTAATCTTTACTCTAAACTATGCTAATCTTTTCTAATAAGTCTTAGAAATAAAGCAAACTAgcatgtttcccaaaatgttgaaccatTCCTTAAACTACAGCTGATCCTGTATTACCTGTCTGTGTGCCCCCTCATACACAGCAGTCTGGGCAGTCTCTGAAGGAAGAGGCTCTTTACCCAGGGGGCCATGGGGTGGTAAGTAGCAGAGGACCGGTGGTGGACATTAATTACAAAGACAGTGACGATGATGGAAAAAGTGACGAAGATCATGATGAAGAGCAGGTATTCTCCTATCAGTGGGATCACCTGGGGACAGAAAAATGTAATGGCTGTAGAATCAAACAGCTCACTCTAAGGATGAGGAATATATGAGGAGATATGTGTTTATTTCCtacatgaattttttttaaaaactacacatTGTTTGCTTCTTAAAAGGGCACgccaccatttttttttacatgaagttCGGTTGGCTCTTCACAAGCAGTAttactcagcctgtgaaaacagttgtataaTGTCTCCTGTGaccttttgctgtttttttggcACTCATCTTAACAGGTTGGAGCAGCCACACTACTTGCCTATTTTTTCCATGTGAAGCGTGCGGTTTTCAGCAAAAATACACAGTAAAAATAGTTCTTTGATGGTCATATTGACATCGCACCACCTTTCACTACAGTTTCAATATCTGTGTCTGTCACAGACatgacaaaatataaatatatatttttaactcAACACTTCTCTGACAGCATTTCTGTTGACTGAATCCCTTTATTTACTTACACAAcactttttattgtgaaatgaaATTTTCAACCGTGTTGTTGAAAATGCAGTAACAGGGGAGAAAGAGTCAGGATCACCAATGACAGTTAATCCTCGCTATAAAATTCCCCCCTCACCTGCTCACAATGCACGATGGTCGTTGAGGCTTTATCTATTGCATGTTCAGGACTGTTTAAGTTGCACTGTGGGATGATTTGATATAAAACAATCTCCACGAGGAAATATGGAACAGTGGAGAATACAGAATAGTGAGTCAGTGATTTCGGATGCAGCCATTGTCTTTGTAAGGTCTGCTTTTCTGTAGAGGACTCAGATGCATCTGAAAACAACAGCTTGTTAATTGAGTTGACATGCCATTTGAGCTGCAGGTGATTGAGAGAGCTGTGGTTGTGTTCTGTGTTAATTAGGGCACGCTGCAATTAAGATTACAATTAGGATAACTGAACACTGGGAAAAGCAGGATCGATTTAAAATACAGAGCTCAGTAGAAACTATAAAATGAACACTGGCTTCTACCCGCTCAGGAAACCCACCTTtgaggatgaagggatgatTTCTTCTATGACCAGGAGGAACACAGTGAGTGACACCAGCACAGATGTGGAAAGAGACAGTTTCTCTCCTTCATCTGATGGTAAATAAAACACCAGCACTGTCAGAAAGGAGAGGCCGAGGCATGGAATGATGAGGAAGAGGGTGTAGAACAAGGGCAGTCTCTTGAGGATGAAGGAGTACGTGACGAATGGGTACCAGTACACCCCATCCctcctgcttcccttcactccTGTGGCATTTAGGATCTCCCACTCGCCATTATCGAAGAAGTCTTTGCGGTCCACGTAGTGATCCACCAGGACCAGGTCCACCATGTTACCATCATAAGTCCAGGAGCCAAACTTCATGGAGCAGTTCTGTCGGTCGAAGGGGAAGAAGGTGACGTCCATGGTGCAGGAGGACTTGTAGCTGGCAGGTGGAGTCCACGTTATGGTCCCGTCCCAGCGCACAATGGCTTTAGTCATCAGGGAACCCTCAAAGCGACCGTCCGCACTGGGAGACAACAAACACGAAAAAGAGAGGATGAGGTgtaagaaaaaagtcaaagacCATGCAAGGTAAGATGCAGATAAGACAGACGGGGAGAATGAAGCGGAAGAGACATGATTAAGGAAATGTGCTACTGATGTGTGCAGAGTGCTGCATTACTCACTTTTCATACAGGACGATGTCAGGCAGCCATATCGTCTCTGAAGGCACTCTGATGGAGGTAATGCCTCCATAGTCATCTGGGTTCCACTTTAGCTTCACGTCAACCCACTcctttgaataaataaacaacgtATGATAAGTAACATGataagacacaaaactacagaaAGCTTCAGGAGTTTTACATTGAGCTTTtctatttcagcaccacggacagcaccACACTGCTGACTCTACAAAGTAaatggaaaatatgtttttcactcCATAGTTTTCCCACATTTGGTTGTTGCCTTTTCCATGACGACGTCATTGATTCAGCATCTTAAAGACTACATGTATTTATTAGAGCAAAGTCTTGTGATATGTTTAAAGGAGCAGTCCCAAATCAATGTAACCTCCTCTATACTTCCAGCTGGGGATTTGGTTTAACCTCCTGAGATGCTGTATCCTGGTTtactgcaccttatacttccttctacttaacttagacctgttgtactcatttgtggacacatttctgtgccatctagtggtagtaagagcacaatacactaattcATGTAAAAAGAAGATgacagccatctctgccaagtcagtcttcAGAtgatcccaacacaaaagtggacaaggtacatAACCTGATACCAATTTTAgtcacagtaacaagctaagagaCTGGTAATTAGAAGgtactcatttgaagacattgggacctTACTGTTGTCCCATTTGAGGAccctgggacttaattatcactgacaatgtttagttttttatacttatcaggtcctactaatcCCAAATTGCTAGGAGAAATTTAAAATGCATACCAAGCCAacgttcaggtctcaggagttTAATCAAATTTCATGGATTATTATGAAAATTCTAAAATATTCCTAGACTAATTAGTCATTTCATTGTTATATATAGATTACACATTATATCTCTAATAGCAAATAATCTGACATTTATGACAACTTATCAATCTACCTGGTGCTCTTTTAAATATCCTGACATATTTCTTAAAATATGtgtatattaaaatatttacacTACATTTGTAAGCTCTGCTATTATAGTCCTTTGCTAAAATCATACTTTATAATGTGAAATGTTCATAATTGCACATTTTATTTAGGCTACCATAAAAATCCAGAtggtatgattttcaataccatcaaaaatacagatgcttcTCTGTCTATTAAACTGAtatggagatgctgtattgaggtgATGTATTGTAGTGCACGGCACACCCCACCAGCGGTTAGtctggtggaacaggcagctgagctgacaaAGATGGCAACTGTGAGTagtggggataacgttacaggacgAGTAATGTATTGTTTGGAAGTACTGCCACATTTAACTTTATCTTGAGATGACTTCTTCTAACTACAAAGCAGTTTATTAGCAGCATAGTTCCATTCAAAACACCGTCTCTGTCAGCCCATGGATATGTTGGTATCCGCCGTGGCAACAAGTGTCATCAAAACCTCCAGCAAGAAGGGTGCTTGTTTCCTATCTATTCATTCTTCTATTGGTCATAAGTATTTAAACCTAACAAGACTTGTCTAAGTAGGCTAATTGCTTTAAAGAAAGACAACACCGTAGGCTGGACAATGTCATACATGCTACAATGACTTCTAtttatgcttttcttttctttttctttttttttttacacatataCCGTCATAATGTCAGGAAGGTATGGAAAACACAGATACCGCCTGAGGCTCATATCAAACTGTGTTAAAATTAGCTGATCACAGACTGACTAATCCAGTCATTGAAAACCTAacatgcagcacacacagatGTGAAAATAGCACCCCACAATTTTTACCTGCCAGAGCCAGACGTTTGTAGTCATCAGTTGGTTCTTTTCATCCTGCAGGGAGACAGGAAGGAAGTTTTGTTCACTATTTATACTTCTTAGTGGTGCTTACTTTGAACGATAAGAGAGGCTAATGAGGAGGTGAGGAGCAAACCAGAatctggagacaaaaaaaattgaGTGGGATGAAAGAAAGTACTTAAACCTAGTTAGaaaggaagatttttttttctaaagtggGTTAATTGCTTCTCTTGCTTGACACTAGGAAAGCACACTGGAACAGCTCGGGGGTTAAGTGCATTGCTTCAGGATATACAGCATTTAATGAGCAGGAGAAGTACAAGTTACTCTTCCGTGACCAGTATCACAATGGCAGTGCTAATATAGGCACTGCTGCTGTATcgacatatactgtacagtaACAAAAGAGAGGCACGGAGAGGAataagaggaggaagaaaaagacagtAATGAATATCTGGAAGTCAGAAAGGTTTTCAATGTAAGTCCAGTTTTCGTGCAGGAAAAGCCTCGCAGAGACATGCAGAGTAAAACTAGGGTGGAGAGAAAATCTATGGAATAGATTTTGTGGTTTGTCTGCTCTTGCAAGGCGTTGAGGAAAACCTGATTGAATACCCATCCTATCAACAAAAAATTGATTTgaggtgtttttctttttttaatcaaagtaGTTAAGTTAGAATACCACAAGATGGCACTCTTCTAAATGTTATTTCTGCACAGCAGAAGTACGAACATCAAAGGCTGATGTAGTCAAAATGTGGTCCTCTGTGGACTTGTGGAagcagctttgtgtgtgtgcgtaggtgtgtgcgtgtgtgtgtccttgtgtaaataataaatgcGATCTGGTTCCTCTCAGCCTGATGGCCTCATTACTTCCTCTGCTGCTATGAAAGACCACTTTGGACCTCTCTTTTAACCTTTCTTCTTTTTactctcttcctgtctttgcCCCTTTAAATCCCTCCGCTCCTTACCCTCCTCTTTGTTTATCCTTACACTTCAGTCCTCTGTGTAGTAGCTTCTCTACTTTAGTTCTTCTGTTGACCTCCCTTTCCATCTCTTACACTCCTAACcttcctttctccctctttgAATATGCCTTCCTCCAACCTAGTAACCTTTTATAATTtcttcttaaaggtccagtatgtaggatttagggggctatattggcagaaatgaaatatataatataacaagtatgttttctttagtttattaTCACCTAAAAGtgagaatcgttgtgttttcattaccttagaataagccgTTTCTATCTACATAGGAGGCAGGTCCTTGTCCACGGatatcaccatgtttctacggtagcccataatggacaaaccaaatactggctctagatggtgtcatttgcattttcactttattctgtgttttcaccaattttaatcacctggtccatttgttttggagaggaagagacctctgcagacaaTTTGGcaccctgtaaaaacctcctgaacatctcaATCTTAAGTTgtaagagaaaaaaggtgagagGTGGGCTAGCTAATGAGCTACAaagtgttggagaaacactgatttatatttgaaaaaagatgTCAGGCGCACACTCTAAGACTCgatgcaaaaatgttttcttttattcaagtaCCAACATTTTGACTAGACCGTCTTCAGCAGGGTATTACAAGACACTGAGCTACCAAACATTTTATAAGACACACAGGTGAGCTCTATGATGAGAGGGAGTGTCTTCAATTACAGGCACATGCCATGGGGGGAGCTGACAATCAACACAAATTGCCACACAgatgaaacaggaaaaaaagcacaaaatgatcaaagctCAATTTCCATTCAAGTATAATCTTGAAGACTAAAAAAGGCAGAATATAGACAATTCAAAAGTACAATTCAAAAACACAGTTCTTTTCAGTTATCAAAAAGTAGTAGACAATAAAAAGTATCATTATCTTAAATACAGCCAGATCAGGAAAAGAATAATGCATTTAAACACCACTTAAAgtggaaaagaaaatgaattcCTATAGGAGGGGGAGACTGCAAAAACAATTGTTAGGACTTTGAAATAAGACATCTAAATATATGAAACATAATTGTAAAATATTAAGtagaaaaatgttaaattttgaATGCAAttatagaaaaagaaacactgatttataacgTGAAATTGCTCTATTCAGCTTtcttaccagttttaatcatctggtttgtttgttttggagaggaggagacctctgcagataattcagctcccggtaaaaacctcctgagcaataAACACTGATGGAATTCTAACTACGAAGTATTTTAACTGGTCACGATCttcaatcctcactgctagattcccctaaatcgtacacactggacctttaacattaAATAGTAAGCTTCTGTACTGTCCTAAAAAGATGATGAGCCACCTCTGAACAATCTCCACCGAATTCTTCTCTCTGACTTCTTTATATTCACTCCCTTGCCTTTCTTCTTTCAGAAATAATCACCCGTCCTTCCTGTACTCTATATTCTTGTGCCGTCTCAGTGATGGTGAGCTTCACTTCCTCCCCTCCTTTACCTCCTTTCCTCTCCCATTCCAAAAAATAACCCTCTGATCTTCTGAATACATGGATTTTATTAACCACATTATATAAGTCAGTTTTAATTTCTGCAGAGAGCCTCCGTAACAGGTACACACAGCTTAAGACTGTGTGCTGCATTAGTCTCCTGGAAGCATTCGAGCCTCTAAGTCTGGTTCCACTTTGCTCAAGGGCGCTCAGGATGTGATCACTGTGGAGACAGTTTAAAATACCCTCATCTATCtaatattaatataatacaTAATGTATGGCATGGACAGAGCCAGAGCTACTAGTGAGGACACTAAGGTCATGTTCTCAgcgttttgttttatttgcaggCTTTAGCAACATCTAGTTTCTAATCGGCTTTTCAAAGGTCAGCCTGAGTTTATTGATTTTCCTTCTTCCGTTCTGCCTTTGTCAATATACCTAAAAGTGCAAAGTAATCTCACAAGCTACATACAGATAAGATGCAGATGTTCAAATCAAAATCTGTTCAACACTCCACATAAATAACAAGTTACATGTTTATTTTGCTGAGGCTTTCTTACAAAAATGGCCTAACGATGACTGTAGAGTTAAAACCAAAGACATCTGACCAGAATAAACTGCATGAATGCAGGTTTTTGTATTCTTGTGTGTACCTGAGTATATATATAATTGAACAGTTAGGATGAAGCATGTATGAGCCTTGCTTTACGCGTGCTTCTAGACACAGCCCAGAAGGCCCACTCTCTTAAAATAACTTGACATTTCTCTACAGTTTGTGCctcctgtgtgtttgcatgtgcggGTTTTGTTTTCTCACCACATCAACCAGCTGTGAGATCTTGAGTCCAAAGCGAACAGTGATGGTGTCGTTGGCGTGCTGGACAGGCCGCACCCACTTCTGGTAACCCCTGAAAAGGTTCCTCAGCAAGGAATCCTCCATCTCGGCCAGCGACACAAAGTCTTCCTGAGCTGGAAGTAGACGTAGAAGAAAGAAGTGATAAGGACAAAATAGAGAGGAAGAAAGTTTGGAAAAGAAAATGGTATAGTGTTAATGAGAATATAGCTATGGATATGATTTTAGGTAGCGCTGAAATTAGTGAATTAGTCAGGTAACAGTAAACTAATTTGCTTTggcaacaattttgataatgAAGTAGTTgtggaagttaaaaaaaatcaaaattcttCCTTTCAACCTGTGCAATGACAATGATAGTGTGTTGGATTTGTTTCTAAGAGCTGCCAAAACGCAGGTGACCTGTACTCCTGTGCAGACACTAATggatagggctgggtatcattttAAAATTGTGATTCCACTACCAATACCAgcacccttaaagtgataccgaTAGCAACAGAGTGCTTCATTTGATTCCCATCATGTGTATTGAAGCATTGAATTGGgaaaagtgccaccagatgccacaggtgtgtagtatagccatacttttGAACATTTTGTCAGCATCTTGGCATGCTGAACTCCCAATTCTGTCAAATACACCAGGCTCGACTTCGCCACACCAGCTGCTGTGTCAGTGGGCCAATCAAATGTTGcattaaatcaaagaatgcTTGCAGTGATTGGGTGTGAGCAAAACTATACAAATAGCGTTTAAATATAGGTATCATTTGACTCGAGACGTTTCAGTACTACTTGGTACTGTGTTCTTGTGGTTGATACCTTTAAAGGTATCGAGtaccgatacccagccctactgaTGGAGGATTGATATTGCTTCTGCTTGTGACTTCAGATGTCAAtttcacatgtttttggctttcCATACTGtgatgctaacatgctgctCTCACTGCTGTATGTGGGCTGTGTACACTGTGGAATAAACAACCacgctagcagctctgtgaggctcaCAATGACAGTGCTGACATCCTAATGTTTAGCAGGTTTCATAATTACCATTTTCACCCTCTTAGTTATGCAGTTGAACATGCCAACATTTGTTCATTAGCACTAAACGCAAAATACAGCTGAATCTGATAAAAACATCGTTAGTTCTGCAGTTATTTGTGTATTCGTCCgagcctttgtttttttgttccccTGTGTTTTTCCCTTCCCTTGTGTTATGTGTTTGGTTGTCTTGTTCTCCCTGTTTGTCATCCCCAGGGCTGGGCGGGGCCACTAGTCTCCCGTTCTCACTCTCCTACGCACCTGCAATGCATCAGCCTGATTAGCCTACCACTCCACTTCATACAGTATAAAACCCGGCTTCATGTTCCAGTCTTCACCAGTTTGTTGTTTCAACCTCAGTGGTAACGCTCTCGGCCTCATTCATCTTTGTGCTCTTGTGTTATTTTGGATCTTTGATGGGTTTTGGATTTATGCTCGTTTTTGGATTGTGTGTTGGACTGTCGCCTCAAACaaactttgtatttatttttcagccccgtCGTGTTGTCTTCCCTCACCTGCCCTGGATCCCCGTCATTTGTTTTAGTCACTTTTCAGCACATTTTGAGCACTctcattttctaaataaaagcCCCTTTCACTGATCTGCATTGAGGGTCCCGTCTCGTTCCTTCAGGTATTTAAGTCCTGACAATTTGGTCTTTAACAAAAGTATTGAATAAACTGAGAATTTTTGAATGTCAGTGAATTTGCATTTTAAGTAATTACAATTTATCCTGATGGAGACATGAATGTCTTACAAATTTCATGGCCGTCAATTCAATAAATGCAGCAAGATGAAAAGTCACCAAAGTCGTTAGGATTCTTGATATCTAGataccatgaatgtctgtaaaaAATGATTACATCCGTTCAgtggttgttgagatatttcaatcTGGATCAAAGTGGTGCATTGAGCCTGAATTAAACAACCAACATTTCCATCCTTAGAGCCATGCCGCTAAATATGTGCAAAACAACAATAATGCCCTAATTATATGGCTAATTAGCTCGCTTACATATAATATTTATGAGCACAGACAGACGTGCACATAAATATCACCCTCTTTCAACTCTTGTATGTTTAAGAACATACAGAGATGCAGTCGTGCATGAACAAAGTGAACCGTCTCTCCAGAGCCTCAAAAGCAAGTGGAGAGAAAAATTAAGTCAGGGCCTtagagtcagacacacacacacactgtcaaccCCGGACTGACAGCTGGTCATGGCCGAGCGAATGCATCTAAGCTCCCAAGGCTGACAAAATGATCACGCTGACATGATCACCTCAGACAGGACAATTGCCAGGGGAGATGAGCTGAGCTCAGAGCACTTTGTGCAGCCAGGCACAAGACATAATAGTCAGCTAAAGAGTGATGCTCATGCCGAGCAGGAGACAGTGCGATGAAGAAACAGTGCCTTTACTTCATCAGCCACTGATTCAAGTGCAGACAGCTGGGAGATATCAGCCGTCTTAGGTAGACAATTGCAGAATACGTGCTGTGATGTTTTGCAGTTACAGAGCAAAACATTTATGATGTGTAATTCAGTTTGGTTCGACTAAACTAATCAGTTCGAAATACACAATCTGTCATTAAAAAGAGGAGCATgtattcagtaaaaacaaatggtTAAGTCTTGTGGTCAAACTGTCCTTAAACTCTTCAGTGGTTTAAAGTTTGCAGGCTTGATTCTACTGACAGCAAACACGCTCATCAAGAGCTGCACTGTATGTCCCGTGGAactgtccttgagcaagacactgaacctcCTCCCTGTTACTCATTGTAATTCACTCTGAGAGATGCAGATGACAGCGGTATTCGCTGGACGCTCAGAGCATTATGTGGTATTTATACTTGAGCCACACAACAGAGCCTCCCACAGTAACTCCATCAACTCTGAGCTCTGAGCATTTCGACTGCATAAGAGGACGATATCTGGCGCTGCCAATGGTAGTGCTGCAACAGAGGCAGAGGCTGATAGACAGAAAAGAGAAGTTTGAACCAACAGCCTCTCAAACAAGGGGAATAGAGCGGAGGAATGGAGAGAGCTGATAAGGGAAGGAGTGAGACAGAGTGACCCAGAGCAATTCCCTTCAGTGTCTGAGAGAGGCAGAACGAGGGGGCAGGGTAGAGGTTGGTACAGAAGGAGAAGTTAAGTGGGGCAAGGGGAATGagaacagacagaaacagatagCAAGGAGAAAGCAAATTCCCTTTTCAGCTTGTTCCTTAACACAGGGCTCTGTACTGTGTGAGCAAATCCCTCTGCTCCAACATGCTACATATAATACTTCATATTCTGCTACTATAATTCAACCTACAGAAATAGGATTTCGTTTTAGGGTTGATTTAAAACCTATTTCTGTGTCCCTGAATTTGATGAAAGTAACATCTGTATCATTATCTTTCTGCGTGTATGCTTGTATTTCTTGTTTAAGAGCTGTCACTTGAAAGGGGCTATTTGAACAACCCAATCTCAAGAAGAAAATGTAtgattctgcaaaccacaaatacgccacatttgtatgtttcactcgaatcaaagtgacatttgtAAAGTGGCATAATACATGAACTGACTGTTACTGGGACATGGAGAGGATGGTGAATGGCTCATCACCGAGGCAAGATGACTGCAAAGTTGCAGAcccctgtttgagaccaacaaacaacaaaacctgttgTTTTTTAGTGGATTGTTGCTGAGTTTCCAGCAgttttttaggctccaaacgtgGGTATTTTGTAGTGACCCATGTGAATTTTTCCAGCAGAGGTAGTGCCATGAATTTTTACCGAGACACCACTGCTCTTCCTACAAGATTTGTCCCCTAAAAACgggtattttaaaccaaaacataatcttttcctaaGCATAACTAAGTGgtattttgtgcctaaacctaaccacacatacaaacctaaccacaccagAGTGCTGTCAACGTATCCACCACATAATatcgtacaaatgtaacatatccgagAGTTTGCAAAAGGGttcaatgcaaacattttttcttgcGATTGGGTTGCAGTCTGTGGCCCTGAGCTCATCTGTTTCAACCAGTCACAAATGTATAGTTTAGCTTACTTTTTAATAAAAGCCTCAGTAATGTTCTataacagctgggcactgtagtttttggtACTCTAGTGAATATTTACAGCAGTATAGGCAGTATTTGTATGACTGACACAAAATACACTAAAGTACAGTGGCTATATTCATGGTATTCGAAGACCATGTCACGCAGTGTAACAGTGTGGCTCACAGATTAGTTATGGAACAACAATGGAGCTTTTTGGCTTTGGATACACAAATATTACTTATCAGTAAGATCaattcattgttgtttttttaatattatggtCTCTCCTGTGGATTATGATAAGACAGACAGCATGCTGTTCAATGCCTGTGAGCATGTAAGGAAACAAGAAAACTCAGAGTGCTTTAGGGCATGTGTCTTCAGTCTCATCCTGTTTCCTGTTgggtgtgttgtaatctgaggtTAACGTACTCAGCGTGTTCAGACTCAGAAAGATTACCTCCCGTTGCATCAGATCCCATGTACAGCACTCCGCTTGTAAGGGCTTGAAACAGTCAGCTGAATCCTATCTACAATCTCCACAGGAAACAAGTCTGTCTCAAGATCCTCATCAGCAAGAAGACAGGAGCCCAAACGTCACACGCCACAGGGATGGATCCCTCCAACGGAGCCTGCTCCCTCCCTCAGATAGAGACTGattgactttgtgtgtgtgtgtgtgtgtgtgtgtggttgattTGGCAGAGGTCAAGGGGATACTATTGATTAGAAGGTACGTACAGCTGATGGCAGGGGGGATGGGGCTGGTTCTCTGTGGGGAAATTATGATGCGTTAGCGTGTCTGCTTGTGCAGACATTGTACAGCATGTGCATAcaatatgtgcgtgtgtgtgtgtgtgtgtgtgtgtgtgtatgtgtgtaagagAAAAGAAATACTTTGTGCGCTGATGATTGATGCAGACACAGGGTGACCCAGCGTTCACACAAACACCTTGCCTCCTCCTCAATCTAAAACACCCCATGGGTGACACGGTAGTATGATCACCTTGCTGCCACCATCTGTTCGCTGGGGAACCAGTGGGATGTACCACTGAG
This region includes:
- the chrnb3a gene encoding neuronal acetylcholine receptor subunit beta-3a, with translation MKFAVAVLWFSLALGKATMQAQEDFVSLAEMEDSLLRNLFRGYQKWVRPVQHANDTITVRFGLKISQLVDVDEKNQLMTTNVWLWQEWVDVKLKWNPDDYGGITSIRVPSETIWLPDIVLYENADGRFEGSLMTKAIVRWDGTITWTPPASYKSSCTMDVTFFPFDRQNCSMKFGSWTYDGNMVDLVLVDHYVDRKDFFDNGEWEILNATGVKGSRRDGVYWYPFVTYSFILKRLPLFYTLFLIIPCLGLSFLTVLVFYLPSDEGEKLSLSTSVLVSLTVFLLVIEEIIPSSSKVIPLIGEYLLFIMIFVTFSIIVTVFVINVHHRSSATYHPMAPWVKSLFLQRLPRLLCMRGHTDRYHFPDMEMRSPELKPRKGVGRRGAPGQQRGPLMGKEDENQAWLAMLEKATSSVRYISRHIKKEHFIREVVQDWKFVAQVLDRIFLWAFLTVSILGTVLIFTPALQMYLSTP